In Malus sylvestris chromosome 15, drMalSylv7.2, whole genome shotgun sequence, a single genomic region encodes these proteins:
- the LOC126605835 gene encoding uncharacterized protein LOC126605835 has protein sequence MESVASNSSPQNHRLAQRPRTRIIPTQPFADRILRALHHNLRLLHHRESNFFVLGASGNVYAVSLSATPSCTCPDRTTPCKHILFVFLRVLGLPLDDACLRRKTLRSCQVSRLLGLPMLPESLAAVSLRERFHQLFFQESSSTTRPRHDLEIEEGRSCPICLEEMAGREERVVACGACRNPIHEECLMKWKRSSGRRSANCVICRARLKDINRIMEQDKYLNLAAYYATNHDQDDIDNADEGLYGNR, from the coding sequence ATGGAGTCCGTCGCCTCCAACTCCTCCCCACAAAACCACCGCCTGGCCCAGCGGCCGCGAACACGTATCATACCCACGCAGCCCTTCGCCGACCGCATTCTCCGAGCCCTGCACCACAACCTCCGACTCCTTCACCACCGCGAATCCAACTTTTTTGTGTTAGGTGCCTCGGGGAATGTGTACGCTGTCTCCTTATCCGCCACCCCTTCATGCACGTGCCCTGACCGTACAACCCCATGCAAGCACATCCTCTTCGTGTTCCTTCGAGTGTTGGGCCTCCCCCTCGATGACGCGTGTCTGAGGAGGAAGACGCTGCGGTCGTGCCAGGTCAGCCGCCTCTTAGGGCTGCCTATGCTGCCGGAATCACTGGCGGCTGTCAGCCTTCGAGAGAGGTTTCATCAGCTGTTTTTTCAGGAATCTTCGTCGACAACAAGGCCACGCCATGACCTGGAGATTGAAGAGGGGAGGAGCTGCCCTATTTGTTTGGAGGAGATGGCGGGAAGGGAGGAGAGAGTGGTGGCTTGCGGGGCGTGCAGAAACCCTATTCacgaagagtgtttgatgaagTGGAAGCGGAGCAGCGGGAGAAGGTCGGCGAATTGTGTGATTTGTAGGGCAAGGTTGAAGGATATTAATAGGATTATGGAACAGGATAAGTACTTGAATTTGGCTGCTTATTATGCCACTAATCATGATCAAGATGACATTGACAATGCTGATGAGGGTCTATATGGTAATCGTTGA
- the LOC126605837 gene encoding ultraviolet-B receptor UVR8: MEEESASPPHGRNLSRKVVAVAAGESHTLALTGDGFVYSWGRGMFGRLGTGSESDELFPVRIKFNDPRSAKGTGLKFVGVAAGAYHSLALADDGSVWCWGYNIYGQLGVNGENSLVPCLLEQFLVGGSATESEVPLKVCSVKAGGMTSLAIDNLGTLWVWGNFPHESSSNEGGFSLVSSFTPTPVWDFHGHVVVKVACGNEHVVALVSAEETYKGEDLVCFSWGGNSHGQLGLGDKESRSRPQIVEPFDHESSFAVYEVACGAFHTALLTHKKRPSDTLESMCWTFGLGENGQLGHGTTRSGLSPEPVKELPQYVYLVSVDCGLFHTSVVSSAGDVWSWGMEKGLGLCPDASFSRTDSGDAISPLQINELNGAKFQDPIQVVCGAAHTVVVANDGFKLWSWGRGRSGVLGNGKTTDCYSPAVVLWPPLADDFKQEEFNTVDKKKPLDDGDNTGERNLTEDAKEENRLSLAMEEMKLLQSKLSVMEKYTGILHGSIFGKPFKEQDIPVSLQNSGTYDIAKEWENMLESADRANLVRLEKFYRNMLAGVKDKLMKRKIQEMIRECLGSSSINPGV, from the exons ATGGAAGAGGAAAGCGCCAGTCCTCCGCACGGCCGCAACTTGTCTCGCAAGGTGGTGGCGGTGGCCGCCGGCGAATCACACACTCTGGCTCTCACCGGCGATGGGTTTGTGTATTCGTGGGGAAGAGGCATGTTTGGGAGGCTCGGGACCGGTTCAGAATCCGACGAGCTCTTCCCTGTCCGAATCAAGTTCAATGATCCTCGCAGTGCAAAAGGAACGGGGCTCAAATTTGTGGGAGTTGCAGCCGGTGCCTACCACAGTCTTGCTCTTGCTG ATGATGGATCGGTTTGGTGCTGGGGTTACAACATCT ATGGCCAACTGGGTGTAAACGGAGAAAATTCTTTGGTGCCCTGCTTGCTGGAGCAGTTTCTTGTTGGGGGATCTGCAACGGAGAGTGAAGTGCCACTTAAG GTTTGTTCTGTTAAAGCTGGAGGAATGACGTCCCTAGCAATTGATAATCTAGGTACCCTTTGGGTGTGGGGAAATTTCCCACATGAAAGCAGCAGCAATGAAGGTGGGTTCTCTCTGGTGAGCAGTTTCACCCCAACTCCTGTTTGGGATTTCCATGGCCACGTTGTTGTGAAGGTGGCATGTGGAAATGAGCACGTTGTGGCCCTGGTTTCTGCCGAAGAAACATATAAAGGTGAAGATCTTGTTTGCTTCTCTTGGGGCGGTAACAGCCATGGCCAGTTAGGCCTGGGGGATAAAGAGAGCAGGAGTCGTCCCCAAATAGTAGAACCTTTTGATCACGAATCCTCTTTCGCAGTTTATGAGGTAGCATGTGGGGCATTTCACACGGCTTTGCTCACCCACAAAAAAAGGCCAAGTGACACATTGGAAAGTATGTGCTGGACTTTTGGCCTCGGAGAAAATGGGCAGCTCGGGCATGGAACCACCCGAAGTGGATTGTCTCCTGAACCTGTGAAAGAATTGCCACAGTACGTATATCTGGTGTCTGTTGACTGTGGCTTATTTCACACTAGTGTTGTTTCGTCTGCGGGAGATGTGTGGTCATGGGGAATGGAGAAGGGTCTTGGCCTATGCCCAGATGCGAGTTTTAGTAGGACTGATTCGGGGGATGCCATTTCTCCCCTACAGATTAATGAATTGAATGGCGCAAAATTTCAGGATCCAATCCAAGTTGTCTGTGGGGCTGCCCATACTGTTGTGGttgcaaatgatggatttaAACTTTGGTCATGGGGGAGAGGAAGGAGTGGGGTTCTCGGAAATGGTAAGACAACTGACTGTTATTCTCCTGCTGTTGTCTTGTGGCCTCCGCTTGCAGATGATTTCAAGCAAGAAGAATTCAATACTGTCGATAAGAAAAAGCCTCTTGATGACGGAGATAACACTGGTGAAAGAAATTTGACAGAAGACGCCAAAGAAGAGAACAGGTTGTCTTTGGCAATGGAAGAGATGAAGCTTCTGCAGTCAAAACTTTCAGTCATGGAAAAGTATACTGGCATACTTCATGGTTCAATATTCGGAAAACCTTTTAAAGAGCAGGATATTCCAGTCTCGTTGCAGAACTCGGGTACTTATGACATTGCAAAGGAATGGGAGAACATGTTAGAGTCAGCAGATCGGGCCAATCTCGTCAGGCTGGAAAAGTTCTACCGGAACATGCTTGCTGGTGTTAAAGACAAGCTAATGAAGAGAAAGATTCAAGAGATGATAAGGGAATGTCTCGGTTCTTCTTCGATAAATCCAGGCGTGTAA
- the LOC126605833 gene encoding nuclear pore complex protein NUP85 gives MPGVAYDSGDTPGALGSNDTAMVPYSPEIRQPVVYSLHHGLNPPIARLSISWSRGNTLRVSVLRPPSGEDSEKDEVGGKVVEVRLSNGDGENGDANWRRIAYGSVPPFALLQSRRSSVASLSKVSMGPSLYNIDWWEYVMEYSKDINSLLGSSKSLPNPVIEDPKMVLRKVEEPTALKAAWELMEIFYADKQSQPWLPERLVDWLADHDSLLSSTQPTVHSKLVDFQNELVRLQVIEDDPKYWEVLSSALSVGWIEIVVKMLRLHGSYQLHQLGNRETENGLVETVSVLISKMPRMRPEVEDGKLGECFKAKPDFIKAWEKWRAQITKLDCSAYWRQCDHRQTREGLKNMIQIMLGNTDNLCNVTCHWIELFVSHFLYVRPFTVGLESMHSLAQKCMQLKPMSSSHGLIAILLGILGENTEVVLAECSRAFGPWMVAHAIELLTTGSDEAELLLQEERDSLGGISIAELHRLVYAQVLSSHPLTWQIAPIYLTSCTKQGMALLEILLYKLPIQHNETLLKNIEICRLYELDTVSSNIMKIAGVYHWKHGRKGAGVFWLQQARDEVRLSRIAQQLFDSVGKSISDESFKQWEGLIELLGSESKATGGLDFLHKYRDFKKSLKQVYDGKTTDAARQAVESLISLMKNPSTPQRFWLPLLHDSLKLLNWPDRPLLDVSQTTLLLNKLQELSMAKLRPDFIEADLPPQALVSVRLALAANLGRATLEE, from the exons ATGCCCGGCGTCGCCTATGACTCCGGCGACACGCCCGGCGCATTAGGCTCCAATGACACCGCTATGGTCCCATACTCGCCGGAGATCCGGCAACCCGTCGTGTACTCACTTCACCACGGCCTCAACCCTCCGATCGCTCGCCTCTCCATCTCGTGGTCCCGGGGCAACACTCTGCGTGTGTCAGTTCTCCGTCCGCCTTCCGGCGAAGACTCCGAAAAGGATGAAGTTGGCGGGAAAGTGGTGGAGGTGAGGCTTAGTAATGGAGACGGCGAAAATGGCGATGCGAACTGGCGGAGGATCGCTTACGGTTCTGTGCCGCCGTTCGCCCTACTACAGAGCCGGAGGAGCTCGGTTGCGAGCTTATCGAAGGTGTCAATGGGTCCGTCGTTGTACAACATTGATTG GTGGGAGTATGTGATGGAGTATAGCAAGGACATAAATTCACTTCTTGGTAGCTCTAAGTCGCTTCCTAATCCAGTGATCGAAGACccgaaaatggttttaagg AAAGTTGAGGAGCCTACTGCTTTAAAAGCTGCGTGGGAGTTGATGGAGATATTTTATGCAGACAAACAATCTCAACCATGGTTACCCGAACGGCTTGTTGATTGGCTGGCG GATCACGATAGTCTACTTTCCAGCACACAGCCAACAGTCCATTCGAAGCTTGTGGATTTTCAAAATGAACTTGTTAGGTTACAG GTTATTGAGGACGATCCTAAATATTGGGAAGTATTATCATCGGCATTGTCAGTTGGCTGGATTGAGATTGTG GTGAAAATGTTGCGGTTACATGGATCTTATCAACTCCATCAGCTTGGAAACCGTGAG ACAGAGAATGGACTTGTAGAGACAGTTTCCGTCCTTATTTCAAAGATGCCACGCATGCGTCCTGAAGTAGAAGATGGAAAGTTAGGTGAATGCTTCAAAGCAAAGCCAGATTTTATCAAG GCATGGGAGAAATGGAGAGCGCAAATTACTAAACTTGACTGCAGTGCGTACTGGCGTCAGTGTGATCACCGTCAAACCCGGGAGGGGTTGAAAAATATGATACAAATTATGCTTGGAAACACTGACAATCTCTGCAACGTAACTTGCCATTGGATAGAGCTGTTTGTTTCTCACTTTCTATATGTCAGACCATTCACAGTG GGTCTTGAAAGCATGCATAGCCTAGCCCAGAAGTGCATGCAGTTAAAACCAATGTCTAGTTCCCATGGGTTGATAGCAATTCTTCTTGGAATCCTAGGGGAAAATACCGAG GTTGTCCTAGCAGAATGCTCAAGAGCATTTGGGCCTTG GATGGTTGCCCATGCCATTGAGTTGTTGACCACTGGGAGCGATGAAGCAGAACTTCTTCTACAGGAAGAACGCGATAGCTTGGGGGGAATTAGTATAGCAGAATTACATCGACTTGTCTATGCTCAAGTCCTATCGTCACATCCATTGACTTGGCAA ATTGCTCCAATTTACTTGACATCTTGCACGAAGCAGGGAATGGCTTTGTTAGAGATTCTATTGTATAAGCTGCCAATTCAACATAATGAAACGCTACTTAAG AATATAGAGATATGCCGTCTTTATGAACTTGACACTGTTAGTTCAAACATTATGAAG ATTGCTGGGGTGTACCATTGGAAGCATGGTAGGAAAGGTGCTGGAGTTTTTTGGCTTCAACAAGCCCGAGATGAAGTTCGTCTTAGCAGGATTGCTCAGCAATTGTTTGATTCTGTTGGAAAGTCGATATCTGATGAAAGTTTCAAG CAATGGGAAGGCTTGATTGAATTGTTGGGTTCTGAATCCAAGGCTACAGGGGGTCTCGACTTTCTGCACAA GTATAGGGATTTCAAAAAGTCCCTTAAGCAAGTTTATGATGGAAAAACTACTGATGCTGCTCGGCAAGCTGTAGAATCTTTGATATCG CTTATGAAAAACCCATCTACGCCCCAGCGCTTTTGGCTGCCTCTTCTGCATGACTCG TTAAAGCTGCTTAACTGGCCGGACCGTCCTCTGCTAGATGTGTCTCAGACAACCCTCCTGTTGAATAAACTGCAAGAGTTGTCCATGGCTAAGCTCCGTCCTGACTTTATCGAGGCAGACTTACCACCGCAAGCCCTCGTTTCTGTACGGTTAGCTCTTGCTGCAAATCTCGGCCGTGCCACCTTAGAGGAGTAA
- the LOC126605831 gene encoding protein unc-13 homolog, whose product MAHLFRDLSSLGQSKRGITAPTTTTATASPAKPLSIPTRSISAMGTDLPSPLGQLSTQLSDSDLRLTAYEIFVAACRTSTGKALTFTPSSADSPTQHANSPNDSPALQRSLTSTAASKMKKALGLKSPGSGSKKSPGSAGSGAGSGPGKPRRAMTVGELMRIQMGISEATDSRVRRALLRISASQVGRRIESVVVPLELLQQLKSSDFTDQQEYDAWQKRTLKILEAGLLLHPHVPLDKSNNAAQRLRQIINGALDRPFETGRNNETLQVLRNAVTALASRSSDGLYDTSHWADGLPLNLRLYERLLEACFDLHDETSIIEEVDELMEHIKKTWSILGMNQMLHNLCFTWVLFHRFVATGQVELDLLYAADSQLAEVAKDAKATKDSEYCKILSSTLTSILGWAEKRLLAYHDTFDSSNIDAMQAIVSLGVVAAKILVEDISNEYRRRRKNEVDVARSRIDTYIRSSLRTAFAQRMEKADSSRRASRHQPNPLPVLAILAKDVGELAVKEKEVFSPILKRWHPFAAGVAVATLHACYANEIKQFISGIAELTPDAVQVLRAADKLEKDLVLIAVLDSVDSDDGGKAIIREMPPYEAETAIANLVKVWIKTRVDRLKEWIDRNLQQEVWNPQANEDGYAPSAVEVLRILDETLEAFFQLPIPMHPALLPDLMTGLDRCLQYYVTKAKSGCGSRNTFVPTMPALTRCTIGSKFQGFGKKKEKSPVPQKRNSQVATLNNGDNSFGIPQMCARINTLQRIRSELEVLEKRIITHLRNSESANVEDFSNGLGKKFELTPAACVEAIQQLCEAVAYKMIFHDLSHVLWDGLYVGEPSSCRIDAFLDGLEKNLLIISNTVHERVRTRIITDIMRASFDGFLLVLLAGGPSRAFSQQDSQIIEDDFKALKDLFWANGDGLPSELIDKFSTTVRSVLPLFRTDTDSLVERFRRVTLESYGSSARSRLPLPPTSGQWNPTEPNTLLRVLCYRNDESATKFLKKTYNLPKKL is encoded by the exons ATGGCTCACCTCTTCAGAGACCTCTCTTCGCTGGGCCAATCCAAGAGAGGCATCACCGCCCCCACAACCACCACAGCCACCGCCTCACCCGCCAAACCACTCAGCATACCCACCAGATCCATTTCCGCAATGGGCACCGATCTCCCATCCCCGCTCGGCCAGCTCTCGACCCAACTCAGCGACTCGGACCTCCGACTCACCGCCTACGAGATCTTCGTCGCCGCCTGCCGCACATCCACCGGAAAGGCCTTGACTTTCACACCCTCCTCCGCTGACTCGCCGACCCAACACGCCAACTCCCCCAACGACTCCCCCGCGCTGCAGAGATCGCTCACTTCCACAGCTGCCAGCAAGATGAAGAAAGCATTGGGTCTCAAATCGCCGGGCTCCGGCTCCAAGAAGAGTCCTGGGTCGGCCGGGTCCGGGGCCGGGTCGGGTCCCGGAAAGCCTAGGCGGGCAATGACGGTGGGTGAGCTGATGAGGATCCAAATGGGGATTTCTGAGGCCACTGACTCCAGAGTCCGGAGAGCTCTGCTCAGGATTTCTGCTTCTCAG GTCGGAAGGCGAATTGAGTCGGTGGTAGTGCCACTGGAGCTGTTACAGCAGCTCAAGTCCTCTGATTTCACTGACCAGCAAGAATACGATGCATGGCAGAAAAGAACCCTCAAAATTCTTGAGGCCGGTCTCCTCTTGCATCCCCACGTGCCACTAGACAAGTCGAATAATGCTGCACAGAGATTGCGTCAAATTATTAATGGGGCATTGGACAGGCCCTTTGAAACTGGCAGAAATAACGAGACTCTGCAGGTTCTTCGTAATGCTGTTACGGCTCTTGCTTCTAGGTCATCTGATGGTCTCTATGATACATCACATTGGGCAGATGGGTTACCATTGAATCTCCGGCTTTATGAGAGGCTTCTAGAAGCCTGCTTTGATCTTCACGACGAAACATCTATAATAGAGGAAGTTGACGAGCTAATGGAGCATATTAAGAAGACCTGGTCAATCCTTGGAATGAACCAGATGCTCCATAACCTTTGCTTTACTTGGGTTTTATTTCATCGTTTTGTTGCAACTGGTCAAGTAGAACTGGACCTCTTGTATGCTGCTGATAGTCAGCTAGCTGAGGTTGCTAAAGATGCAAAGGCAACAAAGGATTCCGAGTACTGCAAGATCTTGAGTTCAACATTGACTTCAATATTGGGATGGGCAGAGAAGAGACTCCTTGCGTATCATGACACTTTTGATAGCAGTAACATTGACGCTATGCAGGCCATTGTTTCTCTGGGGGTAGTAGCAGCTAAGATTTTAGTTGAAGATATATCAAATGAGTACCGCAGGAGGAGGAAAAATGAAGTTGATGTTGCCCGTAGCAGGATTGACACCTACATCAGATCATCCTTGCGCACTGCTTTTGCTCAG AGAATGGAAAAGGCAGATTCAAGCAGGAGAGCATCAAGACACCAGCCAAATCCCCTTCCTGTTCTGGCCATCCTTGCAAAGGACGTTGGTGAGCTGGCAGTTAAGGAGAAAGAGGTGTTCAGTCCAATATTGAAGAGATGGCATCCTTTTGCTGCCGGGGTGGCTGTGGCAACCCTTCACGCTTGCTATGCGAATGAGATTAAACAATTCATATCCGGTATAGCGGAGTTGACACCAGATGCTGTACAAGTTTTGAGAGCCGCAGATAAGCTGGAGAAAGATCTTGTGCTGATAGCAGTTTTAGACTCTGTAGATAGTGATGACGGTGGCAAGGCAATAATTCGTGAGATGCCTCCTTACGAGGCTGAAACTGCAATTGCGAATCTGGTGAAAGTGTGGATTAAGACAAGAGTGGACAGATTGAAAGAATGGATTGATAGGAATCTACAACAAGAG GTATGGAACCCACAAGCAAACGAAGATGGATATGCCCCATCTGCTGTTGAAGTTTTGCGAATCCTTGATGAAACTCTGGAAGCTTTCTTTCAGCTGCCAATACCTATGCATCCTGCATTGCTTCCTGACTTGATGACTGGCCTTGATAGATGTCTTCAGTATTACGTAACCAAGGCAAAATCTGGATGTG GATCTCGCAATACGTTTGTTCCCACTATGCCGGCATTGACCAGATGTACCATAGGATCAAAGTTCCAAGGCTTtggcaaaaagaaagaaaaatcgcCAGTTCCTCAAAAGAGGAACTCTCAGGTTGCAACACTCAATAATGGGGATAACTCCTTTGGGATACCTCAGATGTGTGCTCGTATAAATACGTTGCAAAGAATCCGGAGTGAGTTGGAGGTTTTGGAGAAACGGATTATTACTCATCTCAGAAATTCAGAATCTGCTAATGTAGAAGACTTCTCAAATGGACTGGGGAAAAAGTTTGAACTCACGCCAGCAGCTTGTGTGGAAGCAATCCAACAGCTTTGTGAGGCAGTGGCTTATAAAATGATCTTCCATGACCTAAGTCATGTTCTGTGGGATGGTTTGTATGTTGGGGAACCATCCTCTTGTAGAATAGACGCTTTTCTTGACGGGCTGGAGAAGAACTTACTCATAATATCCAATACTGTGCATGAAAGAGTTCGTACACGGATTATAACTGACATAATGAGAGCGTCATTTGATGGATTCTTGCTGGTTTTGCTTGCTGGAGGCCCCTCTCGTGCATTCTCCCAGCAGGATTCCCAAATAATAGAGGACGATTTCAAAGCCCTCAAGGATCTATTCTGGGCCAATGGGGATGGCTTGCCTTCTGAATTGATAGACAAGTTTTCAACAACGGTGAGAAGTGTGCTTCCCCTTTTCAGAACAGACACTGATAGCCTCGTCGAACGGTTTAGACGGGTGACCTTGGAGTCATATGGCTCGTCCGCCAGGTCCAGACTCCCATTGCCGCCAACATCTGGGCAGTGGAACCCAACTGAACCAAACACGCTCCTTCGCGTGTTGTGCTACAGGAATGATGAATCAGCtaccaagtttttgaagaagaCCTATAATCTGCCCAAGAAACTGTAA